A section of the Candidatus Binatia bacterium genome encodes:
- a CDS encoding RNA polymerase sigma factor → MERSDAELVELARKGDKDAFRELFERYQKKVTSIALGMVNNPEDAMEIVQDTFVKAYENLEGFKGESSFYTWLFRITVNRAIDLRRHQRRNPTVGLQEEFGFPDSDEPYDEFLGDAEGRTDPVRQAESREIGSRVAEAISELTPYHRAVILLREVEGLSYEEISRVMQCSKGTVMSRLHYARKKLQSKLKDLL, encoded by the coding sequence GTGGAACGTAGCGACGCAGAGTTGGTGGAGTTGGCCCGCAAGGGTGACAAGGATGCCTTTCGTGAACTCTTCGAGCGGTACCAAAAAAAGGTCACCTCGATTGCGCTCGGCATGGTCAACAATCCGGAAGACGCCATGGAAATCGTGCAGGACACGTTCGTGAAGGCATACGAAAACCTTGAAGGCTTCAAAGGGGAATCGAGCTTTTATACCTGGCTCTTCCGAATCACCGTCAACCGGGCAATTGATCTGCGCCGGCATCAGCGGCGCAATCCCACGGTGGGCTTGCAGGAGGAGTTTGGGTTTCCGGATTCCGACGAACCGTACGATGAATTTTTGGGCGACGCCGAGGGAAGGACGGATCCGGTCCGACAAGCAGAGTCTCGCGAAATTGGATCTCGAGTGGCAGAAGCCATCTCTGAGTTGACGCCATACCATCGTGCCGTCATACTTTTGCGGGAAGTCGAAGGTTTGTCGTACGAGGAGATCAGCCGCGTCATGCAGTGTTCCAAGGGTACCGTGATGAGTCGTTTGCACTACGCCCGCAAGAAACTGCAGAGCAAGTTAAAGGATCTCCTGTAA